A window from Corynebacterium urealyticum DSM 7109 encodes these proteins:
- a CDS encoding DUF808 domain-containing protein, with protein MAGGLAALLDDVALIAKKAAATVDDVAAAAGRTSAKAAGVVVDDAAVTPKFVQGVTPARELPIIFRIGRGSLFNKLVIILPLALLLSWLAPWALMPLLMVGGFYLSFEGAEKVAEKLGIVAHHDAESEEVVEEDALVKQATLTDFILSAEIMVISLNEVATEPFLNRTLILIVVALAITLGVYGFVGLLVKIDDIGLRLIATNKPAVARFGRGLVTAMPKVLNTIAVIGTFAMLWVGGHILLSGFDELGWHWPHEVAAAASDAVAGWGGFASWLAETLCSLGFGLVAGFIVLGIVVGCRAIATSIKKR; from the coding sequence ATGGCAGGTGGACTCGCCGCCCTCTTGGATGACGTCGCGCTGATCGCGAAAAAGGCAGCGGCCACGGTGGATGACGTCGCTGCGGCCGCCGGGCGCACGAGCGCGAAGGCGGCGGGCGTGGTTGTCGACGACGCCGCGGTGACCCCAAAGTTCGTTCAGGGCGTGACCCCTGCCCGGGAGCTGCCGATCATCTTCCGCATCGGGCGCGGCTCGCTATTCAACAAGCTCGTGATCATCCTGCCGCTCGCGCTGCTGCTGAGCTGGCTCGCCCCGTGGGCGCTGATGCCCCTGTTGATGGTGGGCGGGTTCTACCTCTCCTTTGAGGGGGCGGAAAAGGTCGCCGAGAAGCTCGGAATCGTCGCGCATCACGACGCCGAGAGCGAAGAGGTCGTCGAGGAGGACGCGCTGGTCAAGCAGGCCACCCTCACGGACTTCATCCTCTCGGCGGAGATCATGGTCATCTCGCTGAACGAGGTGGCCACCGAGCCGTTCTTAAACCGCACCCTCATCCTCATCGTCGTCGCCTTGGCGATCACGCTCGGTGTCTACGGCTTCGTGGGCCTGCTGGTGAAGATCGACGATATCGGGTTGCGGCTCATCGCCACCAACAAGCCCGCGGTCGCCCGTTTCGGCCGGGGCTTGGTCACGGCGATGCCGAAGGTCCTGAACACCATCGCGGTGATCGGCACCTTCGCGATGCTGTGGGTGGGCGGCCACATCCTGCTCTCCGGCTTCGACGAGCTGGGCTGGCATTGGCCACACGAGGTCGCCGCGGCAGCCAGCGACGCAGTGGCCGGTTGGGGTGGTTTCGCCTCCTGGCTCGCGGAAACCCTGTGTAGCCTCGGATTTGGGCTGGTCGCCGGGTTCATCGTGCTTGGCATCGTTGTTGGGTGCAGGGCGATCGCGACGTCGATAAAGAAGAGGTAG
- a CDS encoding DUF4232 domain-containing protein, protein MLTTTTPDATTSGSAGKQASRWARRTAAGLGAAALALTAACSGGSDSPEDAKPQSLSSQTDRESTATVPSESTGLAAADDERERDGLCATPDLKIDTDNMQGAAGSTLLDIVFTNTGDEECSLEGYPGVSLVTDNNGTQLGASADREESGDSDKVTLQPGDRATASVRITKVGALDPEECSPKAADGIRVYPPEETRSAYIELKGLEGCTGKDKYMSVQPVRAAQ, encoded by the coding sequence TTGCTTACCACTACTACGCCGGACGCAACCACCTCCGGCTCCGCAGGCAAGCAAGCCTCCCGGTGGGCCCGGCGCACCGCTGCAGGGCTGGGTGCCGCAGCACTGGCACTGACCGCCGCCTGCAGCGGGGGATCCGACTCCCCCGAGGACGCCAAACCGCAGTCGCTGTCCTCACAGACGGATCGCGAATCCACCGCCACTGTCCCTTCCGAATCCACTGGCCTGGCGGCCGCCGATGACGAGCGCGAGCGCGACGGCCTGTGCGCCACCCCTGACCTGAAGATCGATACGGACAACATGCAGGGTGCGGCCGGCAGCACCCTGCTGGACATCGTATTCACGAACACTGGCGACGAGGAGTGCTCGCTCGAGGGCTACCCCGGGGTCAGCCTCGTGACCGATAACAACGGCACGCAGCTCGGCGCCAGCGCCGATCGCGAGGAGTCCGGCGATTCCGACAAGGTGACCCTCCAGCCGGGAGACCGCGCAACCGCCTCCGTCCGAATCACGAAGGTCGGGGCGCTGGACCCTGAGGAGTGCAGCCCGAAGGCCGCCGACGGGATCCGCGTCTACCCGCCGGAGGAGACCCGCTCCGCCTATATCGAGCTCAAGGGGCTCGAGGGCTGCACCGGGAAGGATAAGTACATGTCCGTGCAGCCAGTGCGCGCAGCCCAGTAG
- a CDS encoding acyl-CoA dehydrogenase family protein, producing the protein MGFNPDFEPFKLPEEYQELREAIRGLAERDIAPYAQDVDENERFPEEALKALNESGFNAIHVPEECGGQGADSLAAVIVIEEIARVCGSSSLIPAVNKLGTMGLILNGSEELKQEVLPDIANGELASYALTEREAGSDAAAMKTRAVREGDEWVINGSKCFITNGGRSSWYTVMAVTDPEAGARGISAFMVHKDDPGFRVGGLEHKLGIKGSPTAELYFEDCRVPASRMIGEEGTGFKTALQTLDHTRPTIGAQALGIAQGAFDQAVAYVKERKQFGKAIADFQNTQFMLADMKMKIDAARLMIYTAASNAERGVAEGGERLGLMAAGSKAFASDVAMEVTVDAVQLLGGYGFTRDFPVERMMRDAKITQIYEGTNQICRMVMGRQILG; encoded by the coding sequence ATGGGATTCAACCCGGACTTCGAACCATTCAAACTCCCAGAGGAGTACCAGGAGCTGCGCGAAGCCATCCGCGGACTCGCGGAGCGCGACATCGCCCCGTACGCGCAGGATGTCGATGAAAATGAGCGTTTCCCGGAGGAAGCCCTCAAGGCGCTGAACGAATCCGGGTTCAATGCGATCCACGTTCCGGAGGAGTGCGGTGGCCAGGGGGCGGACTCCCTCGCTGCTGTGATCGTGATCGAGGAGATCGCCCGCGTCTGTGGCTCGTCTTCCCTCATCCCGGCAGTGAACAAGCTCGGCACGATGGGCCTGATCCTCAACGGCTCCGAGGAGCTGAAGCAGGAAGTGCTGCCGGATATCGCCAACGGTGAGCTTGCTTCCTACGCGCTGACCGAGCGCGAGGCTGGCTCCGACGCTGCTGCGATGAAGACCCGCGCCGTGCGCGAGGGCGATGAGTGGGTCATTAATGGCTCAAAGTGCTTCATCACTAACGGTGGACGCTCCTCCTGGTACACCGTCATGGCTGTCACTGATCCGGAGGCAGGGGCCCGGGGCATCTCTGCATTCATGGTCCACAAGGACGATCCGGGATTCCGCGTCGGTGGCCTTGAGCACAAGCTCGGCATCAAGGGTTCCCCGACCGCGGAGCTGTACTTCGAGGACTGCCGCGTGCCGGCTTCCCGCATGATCGGCGAGGAGGGGACGGGATTCAAGACCGCCCTGCAAACCCTGGACCACACCCGTCCGACCATTGGCGCGCAGGCTCTCGGCATCGCCCAGGGCGCATTCGACCAGGCCGTGGCATATGTCAAGGAACGCAAGCAGTTTGGGAAGGCCATCGCGGACTTCCAGAACACCCAGTTCATGCTTGCGGATATGAAGATGAAGATCGACGCCGCCCGGCTGATGATCTACACCGCAGCGTCCAACGCGGAGCGCGGGGTCGCCGAGGGTGGGGAGCGACTGGGCCTGATGGCCGCCGGTTCCAAGGCCTTCGCCTCCGACGTCGCGATGGAGGTCACCGTTGACGCGGTTCAGCTGCTCGGTGGTTACGGCTTCACCCGTGACTTCCCGGTGGAGCGCATGATGCGCGACGCCAAGATCACCCAGATCTACGAGGGCACCAACCAGATCTGCCGCATGGTGATGGGCCGCCAGATTCTGGGTTAA
- a CDS encoding SulP family inorganic anion transporter, with the protein MPRTVPQGPPYQSVVGSFREAFSSRQRFRTEVLAGLATSFALIPEVISFAILAGVSPAVGLFSTVVLCFVIAFTGGRPAMITGAAGATALVIAPLVASHGTDYLIVTVVLAGIIQVIFGLLGVAKLQRFITPEVMSGFVNALGIMILTAQLEHIIGADWPVWVLFAIGIAALLIFPKITAAIPAPLIAIAILTLMVVILGWRVPNVGDMGGLTGGLPEVRMPDVPWTWETFFLVLPYALGFAAVGLVESVMTGQLVDGMTMTSSNKTRESWGQGVANIAAGALAGTGGCGMIGQTMVNVEESRARTRLSSIAAGGFLLLFILSLHQAVSAIPMAALAAVMVIVSLKTISWYTVSPKGLLRLPWQHSLVMMCVFTATLATNNLAVGVVLGAAVGVVLTKIAPTESGGEAA; encoded by the coding sequence ATGCCACGTACTGTTCCCCAGGGGCCGCCGTACCAGTCGGTGGTGGGCTCCTTCCGCGAAGCCTTCAGTAGCCGACAAAGATTTCGCACCGAGGTGCTGGCCGGCCTGGCCACCTCCTTTGCGTTGATTCCAGAAGTCATCAGCTTCGCGATTCTCGCCGGGGTGAGCCCCGCGGTGGGGCTGTTTTCGACGGTGGTGTTGTGCTTCGTCATCGCGTTCACGGGTGGGCGCCCGGCGATGATTACCGGCGCTGCCGGTGCCACCGCCCTGGTCATCGCACCCTTGGTGGCAAGCCACGGTACGGACTACCTCATCGTGACGGTCGTGCTGGCCGGAATTATCCAGGTGATCTTCGGCCTGTTGGGTGTGGCCAAGCTACAGCGCTTCATCACACCCGAGGTGATGTCTGGATTCGTCAACGCCCTGGGCATCATGATTCTCACCGCTCAGCTGGAGCACATCATCGGCGCAGACTGGCCGGTGTGGGTGCTCTTCGCGATTGGTATCGCCGCTCTTCTGATCTTCCCGAAGATCACCGCCGCGATCCCTGCACCTCTCATTGCCATCGCGATTCTGACCCTGATGGTGGTGATCCTCGGCTGGCGGGTGCCGAACGTGGGGGACATGGGTGGGCTCACCGGAGGGCTGCCCGAGGTGCGCATGCCGGATGTCCCATGGACCTGGGAGACCTTCTTCCTCGTGCTGCCCTATGCGCTGGGCTTCGCTGCTGTTGGGCTCGTGGAGTCGGTGATGACGGGTCAGCTGGTCGACGGTATGACCATGACCTCCTCCAATAAGACCCGGGAAAGCTGGGGCCAGGGGGTGGCCAACATTGCTGCCGGCGCGCTGGCCGGAACGGGTGGCTGCGGCATGATCGGCCAAACGATGGTCAACGTCGAGGAATCCCGCGCCCGCACCCGCCTCTCATCGATCGCCGCAGGCGGATTCTTGCTGCTATTCATTCTCTCGCTGCATCAGGCCGTCTCCGCCATCCCGATGGCGGCGTTGGCCGCGGTGATGGTCATCGTCTCTCTGAAGACGATCTCCTGGTACACCGTGAGTCCCAAGGGGCTGCTGCGGTTGCCTTGGCAGCACTCTCTAGTGATGATGTGCGTCTTCACGGCGACCCTGGCCACGAATAACCTCGCGGTCGGTGTGGTTTTGGGAGCTGCGGTGGGGGTAGTGCTCACAAAAATAGCCCCCACGGAAAGTGGAGGCGAGGCCGCTTAG
- the typA gene encoding translational GTPase TypA, with amino-acid sequence MTHTEFRNVAIVAHVDHGKTTLVDAMLRQSGAFDPHAEVEDRVMDSGDLEREKGITILAKNTAIRRKGLGKDGADLVINVIDTPGHADFGGEVERALSMVDGVVLLVDASEGPLPQTRFVLGKALAAKMPVIICVNKTDRPDARIDEVVEEAQDLLLELASTLEDEEAMEAAESLLELPVLYTSGREGKASTENPGDGNVPNSPDLQPLFDVLYDTLPEPSADIEGPLQAHVTNLDSSSFLGRIGLVRVHSGVLRKGQQVAWIHYDEEGEQHVKTAKIAELLRTVGVTRVPAQEVIAGDIAAISGIDDIMIGDTLADPEHPNPLPRIAVDEPAISMTIGVNTSPMAGRGGGDKLTARMVKARLDQELIGNVSLRVLPTERPDAWEVQGRGEMALSVLVETMRREGFELTVGKPQVVTRTENGQLMEPYENLTIDTPEEYLGNITQLMAARKGRMESMDNTGSGWIRMHFIVPARGLIGFRTVFMTETHGTGIANHYSAGYQPWAGEIKGRPTGSLVADRTGQVTAYALINLADRGQFFVEPGAEVYEGVVVGANNRDEDMDVNVTKEKKLTNMRAASADTTVTLAKAHEMSLEEAMEFCGYDECVEVAPDVIRVRKLVLNATERARARSREKARNK; translated from the coding sequence GTGACCCATACCGAGTTTCGAAACGTCGCCATCGTCGCGCACGTCGACCACGGAAAGACGACTCTCGTCGATGCCATGCTGCGCCAGTCTGGTGCCTTCGACCCTCACGCGGAAGTCGAGGACCGTGTCATGGACTCCGGCGACCTGGAGCGCGAAAAGGGCATCACGATCCTTGCGAAGAACACCGCGATTCGCCGCAAGGGGCTCGGTAAGGACGGCGCCGACCTCGTCATCAACGTGATCGACACCCCGGGCCACGCCGACTTCGGTGGCGAGGTCGAGCGCGCCCTGTCCATGGTGGACGGCGTGGTGCTGCTCGTCGACGCCTCCGAGGGGCCACTGCCACAGACCCGTTTCGTGCTCGGCAAGGCGCTGGCTGCCAAGATGCCGGTCATTATTTGCGTGAACAAGACCGACCGCCCAGACGCCCGCATCGACGAGGTTGTTGAAGAGGCACAGGACCTGCTCCTCGAGCTGGCCTCCACCCTGGAGGACGAGGAGGCCATGGAGGCTGCCGAGTCCCTCCTGGAGCTGCCCGTGCTCTACACCTCTGGCCGCGAGGGCAAGGCATCCACCGAGAACCCGGGCGACGGCAACGTCCCGAATTCCCCGGACCTGCAGCCGCTCTTCGACGTCCTGTACGACACCCTCCCGGAGCCTTCTGCTGACATCGAAGGCCCGCTGCAGGCTCACGTCACGAACCTTGACTCCAGCTCCTTCCTGGGGCGCATCGGCCTGGTCCGCGTCCACTCCGGTGTGCTGCGCAAGGGCCAGCAGGTCGCGTGGATTCACTATGACGAGGAGGGCGAGCAGCACGTCAAGACCGCCAAGATCGCCGAGCTCCTGCGCACCGTGGGCGTGACCCGCGTTCCTGCCCAGGAGGTCATCGCCGGTGACATCGCCGCGATTTCTGGCATCGACGACATCATGATCGGCGATACCCTCGCCGACCCGGAGCACCCGAATCCGCTGCCACGCATCGCCGTGGATGAGCCTGCGATCTCCATGACCATCGGTGTGAATACCTCCCCGATGGCTGGTCGTGGTGGCGGCGATAAGCTCACGGCCCGCATGGTGAAGGCCCGCCTCGATCAGGAGCTGATCGGTAACGTCTCCCTCCGCGTGCTGCCGACCGAGCGCCCCGACGCCTGGGAGGTCCAGGGGCGTGGTGAGATGGCGCTGTCCGTCCTTGTTGAGACGATGCGCCGCGAAGGCTTCGAGCTCACCGTCGGTAAGCCACAGGTCGTGACCCGCACCGAGAACGGGCAGCTCATGGAGCCCTACGAGAACCTCACCATCGACACTCCAGAGGAATACCTGGGCAACATCACCCAGCTGATGGCCGCCCGCAAGGGTCGGATGGAGTCCATGGACAACACCGGCTCCGGCTGGATCCGCATGCACTTCATCGTGCCTGCCCGCGGCCTCATTGGTTTCCGTACTGTCTTCATGACCGAGACCCACGGCACCGGCATCGCCAACCACTACTCTGCGGGCTACCAGCCCTGGGCTGGCGAGATCAAGGGTCGCCCAACGGGCTCCCTGGTTGCGGACCGCACCGGTCAGGTCACCGCCTATGCGCTGATCAACCTCGCCGACCGCGGCCAGTTCTTCGTCGAGCCGGGCGCTGAGGTCTACGAGGGCGTCGTCGTCGGCGCGAACAACCGCGACGAGGATATGGACGTCAACGTCACCAAGGAAAAGAAGCTGACGAACATGCGCGCCGCGTCCGCGGACACGACCGTGACCCTGGCGAAGGCCCACGAGATGAGCCTCGAAGAGGCCATGGAATTTTGTGGCTACGACGAGTGCGTCGAGGTCGCGCCGGACGTGATTCGCGTGCGTAAGCTGGTTCTCAACGCAACCGAGCGTGCTCGCGCCCGGTCCCGCGAGAAGGCACGTAACAAGTAA